One Punica granatum isolate Tunisia-2019 chromosome 3, ASM765513v2, whole genome shotgun sequence genomic window carries:
- the LOC116200363 gene encoding TPR and ankyrin repeat-containing protein 1-like — MLEEASKYVLRQLFVTVSSKLCFAVKQQLSLLKSFTCGGDFLAESSSTDVDFSNKADQFEDIPDSFIDIPSKSYPLVITFSKFLMMLDGSIGVSYFERFPQSRDICREKVGAARSLALQAFLQEKEVNYEKFCAVYWPHFNERLTRNLDPSRVFTEIISHIKGSLHVGSFCSGRLSRTDYVSLSDGRGSHLTQKERHKVYDVFLEYEKKKLERGEFDLSDVVNDLHSRLGCKKIRGDDMDYVYIDEVQDLTMRQIGLFKYVSHNFEEGFVFSGDTAQTIGRGIDFKFEDVRRLFYNYFMQETVGGWKISKIFQLSQNFRMHSGILKLAQSVTDLLCHFFPLFVDVLGQETSHICGESPIFLELEMNQNSVVSIFGERGNVAGLGPEQVIIVHDDRAREEVLGHVGKQALVLTLTECKGLEFQDVVLYNFFGSSPMKNQWRVVYEYMMGRNLLDNSFSGRYPQFKPARHNILCSELKQLYVAITRARQRLWICENNRQFAGAMLDYWRKLSLIQCKTEKLDSSRHYAYPRA; from the exons ATGCTTGAAGAGGCGAGCAAATATGTGTTGCGTCAACTTTTCGTTACTGTTAGCTCGAAGCTGTGTTTTGCTGTCAAACAGCAGCTTTCACTATTGAAAAG CTTTACCTGTGGAGGAGACTTTTTGGCTGAGAGCTCTTCAACTGATGTTGATTTCTCCAACAAGGCAGACCAGTTTGAGGACATTCCCGACTCCTTCATTGATATTCCTAGCAAATCGTATCCCCTTGTCATTACTTTTAGTAAGTTTCTGATGATGCTAGATGGAAGCATCGGTGTCTCATATTTCGAGAGATTCCCTCAATCAAGAGACATATGTCGGGAGAAAGTCGGAGCTGCAAGATCCCTTGCCTTGCAAGCATTCCTACAAGAGAAAGAGGTCAACTACGAGAAGTTTTGTGCAGTTTATTGGCCTCATTTCAATGAAAGGCTTACGAGAAATCTGGACCCTTCAAGAGTATTTACAGAGATAATATCTCACATCAAAGGAAGTCTCCACGTGGGGAGCTTTTGTAGTGGCAGGCTCAGCAGGACCGACTATGTCTCACTCTCGGATGGTCGTGGATCACATCTAACCCAGAAGGAACGGCATAAAGTGTACGATGTTTTTCTTGAGTATGAAAAGAAGAAGTTAGAGAGGGGAGAGTTTGACCTTTCAGATGTTGTGAATGATCTACACTCCCGTCTCGGATGCAAAAAGATAAGAGGCGACGATATGGACTATGTTTATATCGATGAAGTTCAAGATCTCACTATGAGGCAGATCGGTCTTTTCAAGTACGTTTCTCACAATTTTGAGGAGGGCTTTGTCTTCTCGGGAGACACTGCACAGACAATCGGGAGGGGAATCGATTTTAAGTTTGAGGATGTGCGGCGGTTGTTCTACAATTATTTTATGCAGGAAACTGTAGGTGGATGGAAGATCTCCAAGATTTTTCAGTTGTCCCAGAATTTCCGGATGCATTCTGGCATCCTCAAGCTAGCGCAGAGCGTCACTGACCTTctgtgccatttcttcccattATTTGTCGATGTTCTGGGGCAAGAAACGAGCCACATTTGCGGTGAAAGCCCAATTTTCCTTGAGCTAGAGATGAACCAAAACTCAGTAGTGTCTATTTTTGGTGAGAGAGGGAATGTTGCAGGCCTTGGGCCAGAGCAGGTCATCATAGTTCATGATGATCGTGCACGAGAGGAAGTTCTCGGACATGTTGGAAAGCAAGCCCTTGTTTTAACTTTAACGGAGTGCAAAGGATTGGAGTTTCAG GACGTGGTGCTGTACAACTTTTTTGGTTCATCGCCAATGAAGAATCAATGGAGGGTCGTGTACGAGTACATGATGGGCCGGAACTTGCTCGATAATAGCTTCAGTGGTCGCTACCCACAGTTCAAACCAGCAAGGCACAACATCTTGTGCTCAGAGTTGAAGCAATTGTACGTTGCTATCACCCGGGCAAGGCAAAGGCTTTGGATTTGTGAGAACAACAGGCAGTTTGCGGGAGCGATGTTGGATTATTGGAGGAAGCTCAGCCTCATCCAATGTAAGACGGAGAAACTCGACAGCAGCAGACACTATGCGTATCCAAGGGCATGA
- the LOC116199734 gene encoding uncharacterized protein LOC116199734 translates to MEAISTLPYARVTGFEECKPYGKNFYEVNVDFWINRSSKRGKEPYKMLPRDVLILTDSVPEIVSDLQRMGRICAFASVTKISDDESEGDVYFKVVTGKTMGDINWKQRELFAISLGVNLTTNIRIWTALHWSRNWNVLKEVLCTDSSGEEECSLCTVQSDEFCKENLTGKLLNDLNESQAEAILTCLHKIRCQHKPVLELIWGPPGTGKTKATAIMLLNLLRMKCRTVICAPTNVAVIEIASRVVHLMRGSASLGDVLLFGNKERLKVEDLEVEDICLHNRVERITECTASTTVWKYCISSAITFLSDPLPQYNIYRRDELGKRKSLLEFLRERFLYIVKPLDGCLSTLWTQLCVSYVPKHIAYEIKKLLGHLESFSDLLSGKNLLFFSERLGEAFSCRSKDKCLSEPLPRPLSELYKKRFKCLTALKSVRHSLSGLGIPSFKVEDLEVADICLHNLVERITECTAPTTGWKYCISSAITFLSDALPQYNSHLIDELGKRKSLLECLRERFLYIVKPLERCLSTLCTQFCVSYDPKHIIDEITELLGHLESFSDLLSRTNFSQRLELAFSCQLKDKCLSEALTGPLSALYLKRSECLAALKSVRDSLNRLEIPSFKSVDEIKEFCFQSASLIFCTVSQTFKLHSLDKKLPQLLVIDEAAQMKECESVIPLQLLGLRHAILIGDERQLPAFVKSDVSKETCFGRSLFERLSSLGKLKHPLNVQYRMHPSISCFPNQTFYDGQIRDGPNVKHESYSKQYLPGLMFGSFSFINVSDGREELGVDGSSKRNPVEADVAAQILSNLYKAWSLSSKENLSVRIISPYAAQVGEISERLGKKYEYSDGFTVAVNTVDGFQGREQDIVILSTVRSNHRGYIGFLANPNRTNVALTRARYCLWILGNQRTLRGVQQCGKNCFAMLSIVGVSSMQTMMKD, encoded by the exons ATGGAGGCGATCTCTACCCTACCTTATGCCAGAGTTACGGGATTCGAGGAGTGCAAGCCCTATGGGAAGAACTTTTATGAAGTTAATGTCGATTTCTGGATAAACAGATCGAGCAAGCGGGGGAAGGAACCATACAAGATGTTGCCAAGAGACGTATTAATTTTAACTGATTCAGTACCGGAAATAGTTTCCGATCTGCAGAGGATGGGAAGGATATGTGCATTTGCATCTGTCACTAAAATCTCCGATGACGAGAGTGAAGGAGATGTATATTTTAAAGTAGTAACGGGAAAGACAATGGGAGATATAAACTGGAAACAGAGGGAGTTATTTGCCATTTCATTGGGCGTGAACTTGACTACTAACATAAGGATATGGACGGCTTTGCACTGGAGTCGTAACTGGAATGTCCTAAAGGAAGTTTTATGCACTGATTCTTCG GGTGAGGAGGAATGCAGTCTCTGCACTGTCCAGAGTGACGAATTCTGCAAAGAGAATCTCACAGGGAAGTTATTGAACGATCTGAACGAGAGCCAAGCAGAAGCAATCCTTACATGTCTTCATAAGATCCGCTGTCAGCATAAGCCAGTGCTGGAACTCATTTGGGGCCCACCAGGGACTGGGAAAACGAAAGCGACTGCTATTATGCTCTTGAACCTCCTAAGAATGAAATGCAGGACTGTTATCTGTGCCCCCACCAATGTTGCTGTAATTGAAATTGCCTCTCGGGTGGTACACCTCATGAGAGGGTCAGCTTCCTTAGGAGATGTTCTTCTTTTCGGAAACAAGGAGCGGCTCAAGGTAGAAGACTTGGAAGTTGAAGACATATGCTTGCATAATCGTGTTGAGAGAATCACAGAATGCACTGCCTCGACAACAGTGTGGAAGTATTGCATATCTTCTGCAATAACCTTTCTCAGTGATCCTCTTCCTCAGTACAATATCTATCGGAGAGATGAACTGGGTAAGCGAAAATCGTTACTCGAGTTTCTGAGGGAGAGATTCTTGTATATTGTGAAGCCCCTCGATGGATGCCTCTCTACCTTGTGGACTCAGCTATGTGTAAGTTATGTTCCGAAGCATATCGCTTATGAGATCAAAAAGCTTCTCGGCCATCTCGAATCATTCAGTGATTTATTATCTGGAAAGAATTTGCTTTTCTTCTCCGAAAGATTGGGGGAGGCATTTTCATGCCGATCGAAGGACAAGTGTTTGTCCGAACCTCTACCACGCCCCTTGTCTGAGCTATACAAGAAGAGATTTAAGTGCCTCACTGCATTAAAATCAGTTCGGCATTCTCTTAGCGGGCTGGGGATCCCTTCCTTTAAAGTAGAGGACTTGGAAGTTGCAGACATATGCTTGCATAATCTTGTTGAGAGAATCACAGAATGCACTGCCCCGACAACAGGGTGGAAGTATTGCATATCTTCTGCAATAACGTTTCTCAGTGATGCTCTTCCTCAGTACAATAGCCACCTGATAGATGAACTGGGTAAGAGAAAATCGTTACTCGAGTGTTTGAGGGAGAGATTCTTATATATTGTGAAGCCCCTCGAGAGATGCCTCTCTACCTTGTGTACTCAGTTCTGTGTAAGTTATGATCCGAAGCATATCATTGATGAGATCACAGAGCTTCTTGGCCATCTCGAATCATTCAGTGATCTATTATCCAGAACGAATTTCTCTCAAAGATTGGAGTTGGCATTTTCATGCCAATTGAAGGACAAGTGTTTGTCCGAAGCTCTAACAGGCCCCTTGTCTGCGCTATACTTGAAGAGATCCGAGTGCCTTGCTGCCTTAAAATCAGTTCGGGATTCTCTTAACAGGCTGGAGATCCCTTCCTTTAAGAGTGTGGACGAAATAAAGGAGTTCTGCTTTCAATCGGCTTCATTGATCTTTTGTACGGTCTCCCAAACTTTCAAGCTACACTCTCTGGATAAGAAGCTGCCACAGTTGTTGGTGATTGATGAAGCTGCTCAGATGAAAGAATGCGAGTCAGTGATTCCACTCCAACTTCTCGGACTTCGACATGCTATACTCATTGGGGATGAGCGTCAATTACCTGCTTTTGTAAAGAGTGAT GTTTCAAAAGAGACCTGTTTCGGTCGAAGTTTATTTGAGAGATTAAGTTCCCTGGGAAAGCTGAAGCATCCACTCAATGTGCAGTACAGAATGCACCCATCAATAAGCTGCTTTCCAAATCAGACATTCTATGATGGCCAAATTCGCGATGGCCCAAATGTAAAGCATGAAAGTTACTCAAAGCAATATCTACCAGGGCTGATGTTCGGAtcattttcattcataaaTGTTTCTGACGGAAGGGAAGAGCTCGGAGTTGATGGATCAAGCAAGAGAAACCCTGTAGAGGCCGATGTCGCTGCTCAGATTTTGAGCAATCTTTACAAAG CATGGAGCTTGTCATCGAAGGAGAATCTCAGTGTCAGGATAATATCACCTTATGCTGCTCAGGTTGGAGAGATTAGTGAAAGGCTTGGCAAGAAATATGAATATTCTGATGGCTTCACGGTCGCTGTAAACACAGTGGATGGGTTCCAAGGCAGAGAGCAGGACATAGTTATCTTATCGACTGTAAGATCAAACCACCGGGGATATATCGGGTTCTTGGCTAACCCAAATCGAACGAATGTTGCTCTAACCCGTGCAAG ATACTGTCTTTGGATTCTGGGGAACCAAAGAACTCTGCGGGGGGTTCAACAGTGTGGGAAGAATTGCTTTGCGATGCTATCGATCGTCGGTGTTTCTTCAATGCAGACGATGATGAAGGATTAG
- the LOC116199733 gene encoding uncharacterized protein LOC116199733 gives MGFVPSAKKVEKVVEGAEGSRRRRRAAVAINNELNDIVFSWSIEDISNENLYKNQVGEIPERFPSVENYLGSFVYPLLEETRAEICSGMEAISTLPYARVMRFEECKPYGKNFYEVTVDFWRNRSCKGGKEPYKMLTRDVLILTDSVPETVSDLQRMGRICAFASVSKISDDKSEGDFASVYFKVVTGKKLGDINLKQRKLFAILVGVNLTTNIRIWTALHLSRNWNVQKEVLCTDFSGEEECSLCTVQSDDFCKENLTGKLLNDLNESQAEAILTCLRKIRCQHKPVLELIWGPPGTGKTKATAIMLLSLLRLKCRTVVCAPTNVSVIEIASRVVHLMRGSASLGDLLLFGNKERLKVEGLEVEDICLHNRVDRITECTAPTTGWKYCISSAITFLSDPLSQYNIYSRDDLGKRKLLLEFLRERFLYIVKPLERCLSTLRTQICASYVPKHIAHEITELLGHLESFSDLLSGKNLVFFSQRWEESFSCRSKDKCLSEALTDPLSTLYLKRSECLDALKSVRDSLNRLQIPSFKSVDEIKEFCFQSASLIFCTVSKTFTLHSLDMKPPQLLVIDEAAQLKECESVIPLQLLGLRHAILIGDERQLPAVVKSDVSKEARFGRSLFERLSSLGKLKHPLNVQYRMHPSISCFPNQTFYGGQIRDGPNVKHESYSKQYLPGLMFGSFSFINVSEGREERGVDGSSLTNPVEADVAAQILSNLYKAWSLSSKENLSVGIISPYGAQVGEISERLGKKYEYSDGFTVAVNTVDGFQGREQDIVILSTVRSNHWGSIGFLAKPNRTNVALTRARYCLWILGNQRTLRGSSTVWEALVYYAIDRQCFFNADDDEGLAKTILEAKTKYNQLDDLLTSSNVLFRDAKWKVIFDENFRQSFRKLTSRRTRSSVMNLLMKLSSGWRPKRKDVDLICKSSSQIIKQFKAENLSILCTVDIEKESEYTQILKIWDVLPFEDIAKTIEHLDGIYMRFSYQYVSRCKEKRFDGDLQVPISWETPFDFLRRGDSLGENSKGTPDSQLYTERSKVKDSLLLMKFYSRSSGIINHLLSDRDGNEVELPFDLTKEQREIIQFPQSTFILGRSGTGKTTVLTMKLLQREQLHRIATSDYRITGGANSGREDSEEMLEEESKYVLRQLFVTVSSKLCFAVKQQLSQLKSFTCEGNFFAEGSSTDVDFTNKADQFEDIADSFIDIPHKSFPLVITFSKFLMMLDGSIGFSYFEKFPRSRDICREKVGAARSLALQAFIQEKEVNYEKFCAVYWRHFNERLTRNLDPSRVFTEIISHIKGSLQVGNSCSGRLSRTDYVSLSDGRGSHLTQKERHKVYDVFLEYEKKKLERGEFDLSDVVNDLHSRLRCKKIRGDDMDYVYIDEVQDLTMRQIGLFKYVSHNVEEGFVFSGDTAQTIGRGIDFKFEDVRRLFYNDFMQETEGGGKISKIYQLSQNFRTHSGILKLAQSVTDLLCHFFPLFVDVLRQETSHICGESPIFLELEMNQNSVASIFGEGGNVAGLGPEQVIIVRDDCAREEVLGRFGKQALVLALTECKGLEFQDVVLYNFFGSSPMKNQWRVVYEYMKGRKLLDNSFIGHYPQFKPARHNILCSELKQLYVAITRARQRLWICENNGQFAGAMLDYWRKLSLIQYKTEKLNSCRQNAYTRA, from the exons ATGGGGTTTGTCCCTTCCGCCAAGAAAGTCGAAAAAGTCGTTGAAGGCGCTGAAGGGTCGAGACGGAGAAGGCGAGCAGCCGTGGCCATAAACAATGAGTTGAACGACATAGTCTTCTCGTGGTCCATCGAAGACATCTCCAACGAAAACCTCTACAAGAACCAG GTGGGTGAGATACCAGAGAGATTTCCTTCGGTGGAGAACTATCTCGGGTCATTCGTGTACCCTTTGCTGGAAGAAACGCGAGCTGAAATATGCTCCGGAATGGAGGCGATCTCTACCCTACCTTATGCCAGAGTTATGCGATTCGAGGAGTGCAAACCCTATGGGAAGAACTTTTATGAAGTTACGGTCGATTTCTGGAGAAACAGATCGTGCAAGGGGGGGAAGGAACCATACAAGATGTTGACAAGAGACGTATTAATTTTAACTGATTCAGTACCAGAAACAGTCTCCGATCTGCAGAGGATGGGAAGGATATGTGCATTTGCGTCAGTTTCTAAAATCTCCGATGACAAGAGTGAAGGAGATTTCGCATCGGTATATTTTAAAGTAGTCACGGGGAAGAAATTGGGAGATATAAACTTGAAACAGAGGAAGTTATTTGCCATTTTAGTGGGTGTGAACTTGACTACTAACATAAGGATATGGACGGCTTTGCACTTGAGTCGTAACTGGAATGTCCAAAAGGAAGTTTTGTGCACTGATTTTTCG GGTGAGGAGGAATGCAGTCTCTGCACAGTCCAGAGTGATGACTTTTGCAAAGAGAATCTCACAGGGAAGTTATTGAACGATCTGAACGAGAGCCAAGCGGAAGCAATCCTTACATGCCTTCGTAAGATCCGCTGTCAGCATAAGCCAGTGCTGGAACTCATATGGGGCCCCCCAGGTACTGGGAAAACAAAAGCGACTGCTATTATGCTCTTGAGCCTCCTAAGACTGAAGTGCAGGACTGTTGTCTGTGCCCCCACCAATGTTTCTGTAATCGAAATTGCCTCTCGGGTGGTACACCTCATGAGAGGGTCAGCTTCCTTAGGAGATCTTCTTCTCTTCGGAAACAAGGAGCGGCTCAAGGTAGAAGGCTTGGAAGTTGAAGACATATGCTTGCATAATCGTGTTGATAGAATCACAGAATGCACTGCCCCGACAACTGGGTGGAAGTATTGCATATCTTCTGCAATAACCTTTCTCAGTGATCCTCTTTCTCAGTACAATATCTATTCGAGAGATGACCTGGGTAAGAGAAAATTGTTACTCGAGTTTTTGAGGGAGAGATTCTTGTATATTGTGAAGCCCCTCGAGAGATGCCTCTCTACCTTGCGTACTCAGATATGTGCAAGTTATGTTCCGAAGCATATCGCTCATGAGATCACAGAGCTTCTTGGCCATCTCGAATCATTCAGTGATTTATTATCCGGAAAGAATTTGGTTTTCTTCTCTCAAAGATGGGAGGAGTCATTTTCATGCCGATCGAAGGACAAGTGTTTGTCCGAAGCACTAACAGACCCCTTGTCTACGCTATACTTGAAGAGATCTGAGTGCCTCGATGCCTTAAAATCGGTTCGGGATTCTCTTAACAGGCTGCAAATCCCTTCCTTTAAGAGTGTGGACGAGATAAAGGAGTTCTGCTTTCAATCGGCTTCATTGATCTTTTGCACAGTCTCCAAAACTTTCACGCTGCACTCTCTGGATATGAAGCCGCCACAGTTGTTGGTGATTGATGAAGCTGCTCAGCTGAAAGAATGCGAATCGGTGATTCCACTCCAACTTCTCGGCCTTAGACATGCTATACTTATTGGAGATGAGCGTCAATTACCTGCTGTTGTAAAGAGTGAT GTTTCAAAAGAGGCCCGTTTCGGTCGAAGTTTATTTGAGAGATTGAGTTCCCTCGGAAAGCTGAAGCATCCACTCAATGTGCAGTACAGAATGCACCCATCAATAAGTTGCTTTCCAAATCAGACATTCTATGGCGGCCAAATTCGCGATGGCCCAAATGTAAAGCATGAAAGTTACTCAAAGCAATATCTACCAGGGCTGATGTTCGGCtcattttcattcataaaTGTTTCTGAGGGAAGGGAAGAACGCGGAGTTGATGGATCAAGTCTGACAAACCCTGTAGAGGCCGATGTTGCTGCTCAGATTTTAAGCAATCTTTACAAAG CATGGAGCTTGTCATCGAAGGAGAATCTCAGTGTTGGGATAATATCACCTTATGGTGCTCAGGTTGGAGAAATTAGTGAAAGGCTTGGCAAGAAATATGAATATTCTGATGGCTTCACGGTCGCTGTAAACACAGTGGATGGTTTCCAAGGCAGAGAGCAGGACATAGTTATCTTATCCACTGTAAGATCGAACCACTGGGGATCTATTGGGTTCTTGGCAAAACCAAATCGAACGAATGTTGCCCTAACCCGTGCAAG ATACTGTCTTTGGATTCTGGGGAACCAAAGAACTCTGCGGGGGAGTTCAACAGTGTGGGAAGCATTAGTTTACTATGCTATCGATCGTCAGTGTTTCTTCAATGCAGACGATGATGAAGGATTAGCAAAGACGATCTTGGAAGCTAAGACAAAGTACAATCAGCTCGATGATTTGCTCACCTCAAGCAATGTACTCTTCAGAGATGCTAAGTGGAAG GTCATCTTTGACGAGAATTTCCGTCAGTCTTTCCGGAAGTTGACATCACGCCGCACAAGGTCATCAGTGATGAACCTTCTCATGAAGCTCTCCAGTGGGTGGAGACCCAAGCGGAAAGATGTCGACTTAATCTGCAAGAGCTCCTCTCAGATCATAAAACAATTTAAGGCTGAGAACCTCTCTATCTTATGTACAGTGGACATTGAGAAGGAAAGCGAATACACCCAAATCTTGAAGATTTGGGATGTATTGCCCTTTGAAGATATTGCAAAAACAATCGAACATCTCGATGGTATATACATGAGATTCAGTTATCAATATGTCAGTCGTTGCAAGGAGAAGCGTTTCGATGG AGATCTCCAGGTTCCAATTTCTTGGGAAACTCCATTTGATTTTCTCCGTCGGGGAGATTCTTTGGGCGAAAATAGCAAAGGCACACCAGATTCTCAACTGTACACAGAGCGTTCAAAGGTGAAGGACAGCTTGCTGTTGATGAAATTCTATTCACGGTCATCTGGCATAATCAATCACTTGCTATCTGACCGAGATGGGAATGAAGTGGAGCTCCCATTTGATTTGACTAAGGAACAACGCGAGATAATTCAGTTTCCACAAAGCACCTTCATACTGGGAAGGTCGGGAACTGGGAAGACAACTGTTTTGACGATGAAGTTGCTTCAGAGGGAGCAACTTCACCGAATTGCTACGAGTGATTACAGAATCACTGGGGGTGCCAATTCCGGCAGAGAGGATTCTGAGGAGATGCTTGAAGAGGAGAGCAAATATGTGTTGCGTCAACTTTTCGTTACTGTTAGCTCGAAGCTGTGTTTTGCTGTCAAACAGCAGCTTTCACAACTGAAAAG CTTTACCTGCGAAGGAAACTTTTTTGCTGAGGGCTCTTCAACTGATGTTGACTTCACCAACAAGGCAGACCAGTTTGAGGACATTGCCGACTCTTTCATTGATATTCCTCACAAATCCTTTCCCCTTGTCATAACTTTTAGTAAGTTTCTGATGATGCTAGATGGAAGCATCGGTTTCTCATATTTCGAGAAATTCCCGCGATCAAGAGACATATGTCGGGAGAAAGTTGGAGCTGCAAGATCGCTTGCCTTGCAAGCATTCATACAAGAGAAAGAGGTCAACTATGAGAAGTTTTGTGCAGTTTATTGGCGTCATTTCAATGAAAGGCTTACGAGAAATCTCGACCCTTCAAGAGTATTTACAGAGATAATATCTCACATCAAAGGCAGTCTCCAAGTGGGGAACTCTTGTAGTGGCAGGCTCAGCAGGACCGACTATGTCTCACTCTCGGATGGTCGTGGATCACATCTAACCCAGAAGGAACGGCATAAAGTGTATGATGTTTTTCTTGAGTATGAAAAGAAGAAGTTAGAGAGGGGAGAGTTTGACCTTTCAGATGTTGTGAATGATCTACACTCTCGTCTCAGATGCAAAAAGATAAGAGGCGATGATATGGACTATGTTTATATCGATGAAGTTCAAGATCTCACTATGAGGCAGATCGGTCTTTTCAAGTACGTTTCTCACAATGTTGAGGAGGGCTTTGTCTTCTCGGGAGACACTGCACAGACAATCGGGAGGGGAATCGATTTTAAGTTTGAGGATGTGCGGCGGTTGTTCTACAATGATTTTATGCAGGAAACTGAAGGTGGAGGAAAGATCTCCAAGATCTATCAGTTGTCCCAGAATTTCCGGACGCATTCTGGCATCCTCAAGCTAGCGCAGAGCGTCACTGACCTTctgtgccatttcttcccattATTTGTCGATGTTCTGAGGCAAGAAACGAGCCACATTTGCGGTGAAAGCCCAATTTTCCTTGAGCTAGAGATGAACCAAAACTCAGTAGCTTCTATTTTTGGTGAGGGAGGGAATGTTGCAGGCCTTGGGCCAGAGCAGGTGATCATAGTTCGTGATGATTGTGCACGAGAGGAAGTTCTCGGACGTTTTGGAAAGCAAGCCCTCGTTTTAGCTTTAACGGAGTGCAAAGGACTGGAGTTTCAG GATGTGGTGCTGTACAACTTTTTTGGTTCATCGCCAATGAAGAATCAATGGAGGGTCGTGTACGAGTACATGAAGGGCCGGAAATTGCTCGATAACAGCTTCATTGGTCACTACCCACAGTTCAAACCTGCCAGGCACAACATCTTGTGCTCAGAGTTGAAGCAACTGTACGTTGCTATCACCCGGGCAAGGCAAAGGCTTTGGATTTGTGAGAACAATGGGCAGTTTGCAGGAGCGATGTTGGATTATTGGAGGAAGCTCAGCCTCATCCAATATAAAACGGAGAAACTCAACAGCTGCAGACAGAATGCGTATACAAGGGCATGA